GCAGTCCATTTTGCTCCGCCAGGGTCTTATGCCAACTCTCCCAACGACGCCAGTTGGGCGCTTTGCCGCTAAAATTGAACGGTTGTTTACAAAGATTTCTATCATTTCATTACCCACCAGCACCTTAAAATTTAATGACGTTGCTTTTTCAATTCTTAATTCAACAGCTTCTGTAATATGTTCATAATCACGGTGGGCCGCGTTTCCTTGAAAGCCTATGCGCTCAAGCAATATGTCTGAGCCCGAAATCAAAATATTATAATAGCGCGGGAATTCTTTATCTTGGTTCCATCCGAATATTATTCCAGCGTTCATACCTAAACTTTCTCCCTTGACCGGATATGAGAAATTCGTGAACTCTAGTTTAGTATTAATCTCAAAAGGTACGTCACCATACTCATCTCTTGAAATCAAATAAGCTTGCTGACCGGAACCGATTATCCGCGCATTGGCTTCATCAAAGATCCAATCGCCAATTTTTATTAATCGATTCCAAATATCGTGTTCAAGAAAATTTTCTTGTTTATTGACCTGCTTATCTTTACCGCTGGTTGTAACTCGCTTACGATCCCCCGCCGCTCTTTCAATAATTACTTCTGCGACTCTGACAAAAACCTTCTCTCGATCTCCCTCCCTAGCTGAAATCAATGGTTCAGATGGATTATTTACTGCCTGAAACTGTGATAAATGAGTATCTTTCAAAAATAAACTTGGACTAGCAATAATAGGCAATATTAAAGCGCCTTCTTCTTCAGCCGCTTTCAACAATGGAGGCAATTCATTCGTACGGATAAAATCAGATGCTAAAAAATCCGCACTCACAATAAGCACGGCAATGTTTGCCCTTTTTACCGCTTCTTGAATTTCTTTGCGCCATTTAGAGCCTGGTTTTATTTTTGTATCCTCCCAAATATCAATCTCATATTGTTTATGAAGCGGCGATAGATGAATTATAAGTCGATCTAACCATCTTCTATCAGCATGGGCATAACTTACAAAAACACTAATTAGTCTATCTTCTGAAATTGGCATGTCGCTTACCTCTCATGTTTATTCTGTTGGCGATACGCACTATCACAAGTTCCTCTTATTTTCTCTCTAACAACAATTCTATTCGTACGTTATCACCATCTAATAAAGCATATGGCCCAACCAACTCTCGTGCCGCAACTATCTCGATTATACCTTTGGGCACCCTAGAACCTATTCTTCTGAATATCCAACACTCAATAGGTTGAGTAAATTTTTCGCATGATAAGATACATCGCCAGGCTTGACCATCGCCGATATACTCCGGCATCCCCACCAATTCAGTTTTTGGAATTACAAAATTTGGCTGAGGATTCCCTTTATCAAGTTCTTGCTGTAAATTTTCTGGCCTATCAATTTTTATATTAAGAGAGCCTGGAAAAAGAAAAACACCAAAGTACTTCCGAAATATTTCTTTATTCTC
The sequence above is drawn from the Patescibacteria group bacterium genome and encodes:
- a CDS encoding toll/interleukin-1 receptor domain-containing protein, with translation MPISEDRLISVFVSYAHADRRWLDRLIIHLSPLHKQYEIDIWEDTKIKPGSKWRKEIQEAVKRANIAVLIVSADFLASDFIRTNELPPLLKAAEEEGALILPIIASPSLFLKDTHLSQFQAVNNPSEPLISAREGDREKVFVRVAEVIIERAAGDRKRVTTSGKDKQVNKQENFLEHDIWNRLIKIGDWIFDEANARIIGSGQQAYLISRDEYGDVPFEINTKLEFTNFSYPVKGESLGMNAGIIFGWNQDKEFPRYYNILISGSDILLERIGFQGNAAHRDYEHITEAVELRIEKATSLNFKVLVGNEMIEIFVNNRSILAAKRPTGVVGRVGIRPWRSKMDCTAFTVVTQS
- a CDS encoding DUF120 domain-containing protein, with the protein product MMFDGKLNLIHTVGRFNILINENKEIFRKYFGVFLFPGSLNIKIDRPENLQQELDKGNPQPNFVIPKTELVGMPEYIGDGQAWRCILSCEKFTQPIECWIFRRIGSRVPKGIIEIVAARELVGPYALLDGDNVRIELLLERK